From a single Metopolophium dirhodum isolate CAU chromosome 6, ASM1992520v1, whole genome shotgun sequence genomic region:
- the LOC132946741 gene encoding probable ATP-dependent RNA helicase DDX31, producing MNCDEFGDGLENDCVINREKDPVNSKVFGVNRRSNFSRKEKGNDARLNGKNSNYQKKNNNDRTNGYKSSMFRNNPEVQLPVAILNKQVDIQASNKNKNSLFSTSTYKDLTDLHAHMVANLEQTLGVTKLTTVQSQTIPVLQSGKDAMVQSETGSGKTFAYAVPLIESLHKIRPKLSRTDGLRALIILPTRELALQTYENFIKLLKPYTWLVPGMFTGGEKRKSEKARMRKGITILIGTPGRLLDHAQNTKSISFKSLQWLIIDEADRMLDLGYEKDITSILSVVDEHRDESVPRQTALLSATLSEGVQRLAGLSLKDPVYIDASSIGNTDSECMAIPDSLLQYYVLAPPKLRLVTLSGVLLQKLQKGQISSKTLVFMATQDMVDFYTELLTTVLTCLTMFKLHGNMTQVERMEVFKSFKAANHGVLFCTDVASRGLDLPLVDRIIQYNAPITPTDYVHRVGRTARVGQKGEATLFLTPHEAMFIAKLQDHSIVASELKMDKCLTSILTMEFEGEHVKTAEMAANVLQSRFETAVLEQDRLHELGCNAFKSWVRSYASYPKSSREVFNFKDCHLGHYAKSFAIRDAPRIIGGIGKPKKDPRMKNQRKIPKADSGALFKKRKSDKAISASEFESGMKAKKRKMN from the exons ATGAATTGTGACGAGTTTGGCGATGGTCTAGAAAATGACTGTGTCATAAATCGTGAAAAGGATCCTGTAAATTCAAAAGTATTTGGTGTTAATAGAAGATCAAATTTTTcaagaaaa GAGAAAGGAAATGATGCCAgattaaatggaaaaaattcaaattatcaaaagaaaaataacaatgaCAGAACAAATGGGTACAAGTCTTCAATGTTCAGAAATAACCCAGAAGTACAATTACCTGTGGCCATACTTAATAAACAAGTTGACATTCAAGCTAGTAACAAAAATAAGAATTCCTTGTTTTCGACTTCAACATATAAAGATTTAACCGATCTACATGCACATATG GTTGCAAATTTGGAACAAACGTTAGGAGTGACAAAATTGACAACAGTTCAAAGTCAAACAATTCCAGTTTTACAATCTGGTAAAGATGCAATGGTTCAATCTGAGACGGGTAGTGGTAAAACATTTGCGTACGCTGTTCCGCTTATTGAGTCGTTACATAAGATTCGACCAAAACTATCTAGAACTGATGGCCTTAGGGCACTAATTATTTTGCCAACCAGAGAATTAGCATTACAGACctatgaaaattttatcaagttatTAAAA ccTTACACATGGCTTGTACCTGGTATGTTTACGGGTGGTGAAAAAAGAAAATCTGAGAAAGCACGTATGAGAAAAGGCATCACAATACTTATAGGAACACCGGGACGATTATTGGACCATGCACAGAATACCAAGTCAATATCTTTTAAATCACTTCAATGGTTGATAATTGATGAAGCTGATAGAATGCTGGATCTTGGATATGAAAAAGATATTACAAG TATTTTATCTGTCGTTGATGAACATCGTGATGAGTCTGTGCCTCGACAAACAGCCTTATTATCAGCTACTTTGTCTGAAGGAGTGCAGCGACTTGCAGGATTGTCATTGAAAGATCCTGTTTACATTGATGCGTCTTCAATAGGGAATACAGATTCAGAATGCATGGCAATACCAGACAgtcttttacaatattatgttttagctCCTCCTAAATTAAGACTAGTTACACTTTCTGGTGTTTTGTTACAAAAATTACAA aaaGGTCAAATTTCAAGCAAAACATTAGTTTTTATGGCCACTCAAGATATGGTTGACTTTTATACAGAATTATTAACCACTGTACTAACTTGCTTAACCATGTTCAAACTCCATGGTAATATGACTCAAGTAGAACGTATGGaagtttttaaatcgtttaaggCTGCAAATCATGGAGTTTTATTTTGCACT GATGTGGCATCAAGAGGTCTAGATTTACCGTTAGTAGATCGAATAATACAGTACAATGCTCCAATAACACCCACAGATTATGTTCATAGAGTTGGTCGAACTGCTAGAGTCGGGCAGAAGGGAGAAGCTACATTATTTTTGACACCACATGAAGCTATGTTTATAGCTAAACTTCAAGATCATTCTATTGT AGCCTCTGAATTAAAAATGGATAAATGTTTGACATCAATTCTTACAATGGAATTTGAAGgt gaACATGTGAAAACAGCTGAAATGGCAGCCAATGTATTACAATCTCGCTTTGAAACAGCAGTACTTGAACAAGATCGTCTTCATGAATTAGGGTGCAAcg CTTTCAAGTCATGGGTTAGATCTTATGCAAGTTATCCAAAAAGTAGTCGAGAAGTTTTTAACTTCAAAGATTGCCATCTTGGTCACTACGCTAAGAGCTTTGCCATACGAGATGCGCCAAGAATAATTGGAGGAATTGGTAAACCAAAGAAAGATCCTAGAATGAA aAATCAAAGAAAAATTCCTAAGGCCGACAGTGGCGCCCTGTTTAAGAAACGAAAATCTGATAAGGCTATATCGGCTTCAGAGTTCGAAAGTGGAATGAAGGCGAAAAAAAGGAAGATGAATTGA